One segment of Sesamum indicum cultivar Zhongzhi No. 13 linkage group LG4, S_indicum_v1.0, whole genome shotgun sequence DNA contains the following:
- the LOC105161270 gene encoding scarecrow-like protein 14, translating into MSRIKFNNKAVPVSPDPNMIEYLRVSDRFLDRNVVDNMPVSSQFSFDARGPSSEGEYPVDFDFSDVVLKYINHILMEEEVEDKTCMFQESAALQAAEKSFYEVLGEQYPASTDYQLLPNLDLNTESPDDKFSGELKSYCGSGDMGALCTDWHTDPYYDRIGGHHVTGNLVSQSVSLSSYSSSSNDTIIDGPIDSPVSTLKVPHIFGGNESAMQFKKGVEEARKFLPSGSKLIVDMKYDKSVEKKQKEGRTSMVVKVEKNINNDESSDLSRGKKNPYHESMGLQDERSSKQSATYSESTVTPEMFDKVLLCSGGRNESALRKELSEVSKLTPQIAYLKGSSGGKTRVKKQGGKRNVVDLRTLLTLCAQAVAADDRRTANEFLKQIRQHATPTGDGMQRLAHYFADGLVARMAGSGTQIYTSLINMPTSAADVLKAYHIYLATCPFRKISNFFANKTIMNLSAKVTRLHIIDFGILYGFQWPCFLQRLSSRPGGPPKLRITGIDLPCPGFRPSERVEETGRRLARYAETFKVPFEFNAIAQKWETITLEDLKINTDELLVVNCLYRFRNLLDETVMVNSPRNIVLNLIRKMNPAVFVLGIVNGSYNAPFFITRFREALFHYSSLFDMLEAIIPREIHERMLLERIVFGREAMNVIACEAAERIERPETYKQWQARNMRARFEQLPLDKEIMKMARNRVESSYHKDFVIDEDGHWMLQGWKGRIVYALSSWRPAY; encoded by the coding sequence ATGTCTAGAATCAAATTTAACAACAAAGCTGTCCCTGTATCGCCGGATCCTAACATGATTGAATATTTGAGAGTTAGTGATAGGTTTTTGGATAGGAATGTCGTTGATAATATGCCAGTTTCTAGCCAGTTCAGTTTTGATGCCCGAGGTCCGTCGTCAGAAGGCGAGTATCCTgtggattttgattttagtGATGTGGTGCTCAAGTACATAAACCATATTCTCATGGAAGAGGAAGTGGAAGACAAAACCTGCATGTTTCAAGAGTCTGCAGCTCTTCAAGCTGCAGAAAAATCATTCTATGAGGTACTTGGAGAACAATATCCTGCCTCCACAGATTATCAGCTGTTGCCAAATTTAGATCTGAATACTGAAAGCCCTGATGATAAGTTCTCTGGAGAATTGAAAAGTTATTGTGGTTCTGGTGATATGGGAGCTCTGTGTACGGATTGGCATACTGATCCCTACTACGATCGAATTGGCGGGCATCATGTTACTGGTAATTTAGTCTCACAATCTGTTTCTCTGTCATCTTATAGTTCATCAAGTAATGACACCATCATTGATGGCCCGATCGATTCTCCTGTGAGTACTCTTAAAGTTCCTCATATATTTGGAGGTAATGAGTCAGCTATGCAATTTAAGAAGGGCGTTGAAGAAGCAAGGAAATTTCTTCCTAGTGGTAGTAAATTAATTGTTGATATGAAGTATGATAAGTCAGTggaaaagaagcaaaaagaaGGCCGTACCAGTATGGTCGTTAAGGTGGAAAAGAACATTAATAATGACGAGTCTTCCGATTTATCACGGGGAAAGAAGAATCCATATCATGAGAGCATGGGGCTGCAAGACGAACGGAGCAGCAAGCAATCCGCCACTTATTCTGAATCAACTGTGACTCCAGAAATGTTTGATAAGGTGCTTCTATGCAGCGGAGGGAGAAATGAATCTGCCCTTCGCAAAGAACTGAGTGAAGTAAGTAAACTCACTCCACAGATTGCTTATTTAAAGGGATCTAGTGGTGGGAAAACCCGTGTTAAGAAACAGGGAGGAAAAAGGAATGTGGTTGATTTGAGAACCCTATTGACCCTTTGTGCACAAGCTGTTGCAGCTGATGACCGTAGGACCGCAAATGAGTTTCTTAAGCAGATTAGACAGCATGCAACTCCAACTGGAGATGGAATGCAGAGACTTGCCCATTACTTTGCCGATGGTCTTGTGGCACGTATGGCTGGATCTGGGACTCAGATATATACATCCCTAATTAATATGCCTACATCTGCTGCTGACGTCTTGAAGGCCTACCATATATATCTTGCTACCTGTCCATTTAGAAAGATCTCTAATTTCTTTGCAAATAAGACCATTATGAATCTGTCTGCGAAAGTCACAAGGCTccatattattgattttggcATTCTCTATGGTTTCCAGTGGCCTTGCTTTCTACAACGTCTCTCTTCTAGACCTGGCGGACCGCCCAAACTTCGTATTACTGGTATCGATCTTCCATGTCCAGGTTTCCGACCATCAGAAAGGGTTGAAGAGACTGGGAGGCGCTTGGCTAGATATGCTGAGACTTTTAAAGTTCCATTTGAGTTCAATGCTATAGCTCAGAAGTGGGAAACAATTACTCTAGAAGATCTTAAGATCAACACGGATGAGTTGCTTGTTGTGAACTGTCTTTACAGATTTAGGAATCTACTAGATGAAACTGTGATGGTGAACAGTCCAAGAAACATTGTTCTAAACCTTATCAGAAAGATGAACCCTGCTGTTTTTGTTCTGGGAATTGTGAATGGTTCCTATAATGCCCCCTTTTTCATTACAAGATTTCGTGAGGCGCTGTTTCATTATTCTTCCTTATTTGACATGCTTGAGGCCATTATTCCCCGAGAAATTCATGAGAGAATGCTTCTTGAGAGAATAGTATTCGGCCGGGAAGCAATGAATGTAATTGCTTGTGAAGCAGCTGAAAGGATTGAGAGACCAGAGACATACAAGCAGTGGCAGGCTCGGAACATGAGGGCTCGGTTTGAGCAGCTTCCTCTGGACAAGGAGATTATGAAAATGGCAAGAAACAGAGTCGAATCATCCTATCACAAGGATTTTGTGATAGATGAAGATGGCCACTGGATGTTGCAGGGTTGGAAGGGGCGTATTGTTTACGCACTTTCTTCTTGGAGGCCTGCATACTGA
- the LOC105161269 gene encoding actin-related protein 5: MPFISKIQRQSDYSSFSSTHPIVIDNGGSYFRIGWAGENDPRVIFRNIIQRPRHKITGETITVVGDHNPALLKYFDCTRSGPRSAFDSNVVYQFEIMEYILDFGFDRLGADQSQINHPVLITECACNPVQSRSKMAELLFESYGVPSVAFGVDAAFSYKYNQQLGICSNDGLAICSGFNTSHVIPFLNGEPVYDACCRTNVGGYHVTDYLKQLLSLKYPHHMSKLTWEKVEDLKMEHCYIAPDYAAEVRLFQKGDKKAEEKTRCWQLPWTPSPMEEVPSEEEIARKAALKEKQGQRLREMAEAKRSNRINDLENEIRDLEMLLQRLRHATENDIPLILAKTVYISKHDVESALAKATQSLRKAKGEPVESVEKMDPSSTEKYNLINVPDEMLTPEQLKQKRKQLFIKSTSEARQLKKQKQIEEELERERQRKLEEERRLENPERYLEELRAKHRDLSEKVEQRKKLKTNGGQTNGNHNASGGVGRGERLNPSQRERMRLLTTAAFDRGKGEDTFGAKDEDWQLYKLMSKDNDDDDDDKPDPDEAELARISSRLQEIDPTFIFKSESGSSSAEPPRFRPLTKEDFQIILGVERFRCPEILFNPNLIGIDQAGLDEMAGISIRRLPLKGQGLEEKITSSILLIGGSCLFPGMSERLEAGIRMIRPCGTPIKIYKASDPILDAWRGASTYAAAMQFPQQTFSRMDYYEKGEDWLQSYQLRYTI, translated from the exons ATGCCGTTTATATCGAAAATACAGAGGCAGTCAGATTACAGCAGTTTTTCTTCTACCCATCCAATCGTTATCGACAATGGCGGCTCCTATTTTCGCATTGG ATGGGCAGGAGAGAACGATCCTCGAGTTATTTTCCGAAACATTATTCAGAGACCCCGTCATAAGATTACTG GTGAAACAATAACCGTTGTAGGGGACCATAATCCTGCATTGCTGAAATACTTCGACTGCACTAGGTCAGGACCTCGCTCAGCTTTCGACAGCAACGTTGTTTATCAATTTGAAATAATGGAATAT ATTCTTGACTTTGGCTTTGATCGACTGGGTGCAGATCAATCACAG ATCAACCATCCTGTCTTGATTACGGAATGTGCTTGTAACCCAGTCCAGTCCCGCAGTAAAATGGCAGAACTTCTTTTTGAGTCTTATGGAGTTCCATCAGTAG CATTTGGTGTTGATGCGGCATTTAGCTACAAGTACAATCAGCAACTAGGGATTTGTAGTAATGATGGTCTGGCAATATGCTCTGGATTTAATACAAGTCATGTTATTCCG TTTTTGAATGGAGAACCAGTGTATGATGCATGCTGCCGGACTAATGTTGGTGGATATCACGTCACTGATTATCTAAAGCAGCTTCTTTCACTTAAATACCCTCATCATAT gTCTAAGCTTACTTGGGAGAAAGTTGAAGACCTGAAGATGGAACACTGTTACATAGCACCCGATTATGCAGCTGAAGTTCGACTGTTTCAG AAAGGGGACAAGAAAGCCGAAGAAAAGACGAGGTGTTGGCAGCTTCCTTGGACTCCCTCACCAATGGAGGAGGTCCCATCAGAGGAAGAAATTGCTAGAAAGGCAGCTTTAAAAGAGAAGCAAGGGCAAAGATTAAGGGAGATGGCTGAAGCTAAGAGGTCTAACAGAATAAATgatcttgaaaatgaaataagagaCTTGGAAATGCTGTTACAGAGGCTCAGACACGCGACAGAAAATGATATTCCCTTGATCCTTGCAAAGACTGTATATATCTCAAAGCATGATGTAGAATCTGCCCTTGCAAAGGCAACACAATCTTTACGTAAAGCGAAGGGGGAACCTGTTGAAAGTGTTGAGAAGATGGATCCTTCATCTactgaaaaatacaatttgatTAATGTGCCTGATGAGATGCTCACACCAGAACAG CTTAAGCAAAAGAGGAAACAGTTATTTATCAAATCCACGTCTGAGGCTCGGCAGCtaaaaaaacagaaacagaTCGAAGAGGAATTAGAAAGAGAAAGACAAAGGAAGCTGGAGGAAGAAAGACGCTT AGAGAATCCGGAGCGATATTTGGAGGAGTTGCGTGCAAAGCACAGAGATCTCTCTGAGAAAGTAGAGCAGcgaaagaaattaaagacgAATGGTGGGCAGACTAATGGAAATCACAATGCATCTGGAGGTGTTGGTCGTGGGGAGAGGTTGAATCCCTCCCAGAGAGAGAGGATGCGTCTCTTGACTACAGCGGCCTTTGACCGGGGAAAGGGAGAGGACACTTTTGGTGCAAAGGATGAAGATTGGCAGCTCTACAAGCTCATGAGTAAggataatgatgatgatgatgatgataagcCAGATCCAGATGAAGCAGAGTTAGCTCGCATCTCCTCTAGACTCCAG GAAATCGACCCAAcctttattttcaaatcagaGTCAGGGTCCTCTTCAGCAGAACCCCCTCGTTTTCGTCCTCTGACCAAGGAAGATTTCCAGATTATACTTGGTGTAGAAAGATTCCGCTGTCCTGAAATTTTGTTCAATCCCAATTTGATCGGCATTGACCAGGCAGGGTTGGATGAGATGGCTGGCATCTCGATAAGGAGGTTGCCGTTGAAAGGCCAAGGCctggaagaaaaaataaccaGTTCAATCCTACTGATTGGTGGAAGCTGCCTCTTCCCAGGCATGAGTGAGCGCTTAGAAGCTGGGATTCGAATGATTCGTCCATGTGGAACGcctataaaaatttacaaagcCTCAGACCCGATTCTTGATGCTTGGCGTGGAGCTTCCACCTATGCTGCTGCCATGCAATTTCCCCAGCAAACCTTCAGTAGGATGGACTATTATGAAAAAGGTGAAGATTGGCTTCAGAGTTATCAACTGAGGTACACAATTTGA